The nucleotide sequence CGAAGCATTGCGGCCGGACGCACCACCGGCGCCCGGCCGCACTGCGCGAGCCCCGTCAGTCGACGACGCGCGGCGCGGTCTTCGCCGCCGCTTCCAGGGCGGCGGCCGCGCCGCTGTACGGGTTGTACGTGTACGTGCGGGAGACGCCACCGGGGATCGCGAAGTACTCGGCGGAGAGCTTGGCCGGGTTGGTCGCGATCTCGCCACGGCCGGGCAGGTCGTCTCCGTCGTCCCAGCCCCACGGTGCGTTGGCCGAGTTGGTGCCGCAGCCGAACGTCCCCGTGCCGCAGCCGCCCGACGTGTCGCCGGCGAACGTGCCGAGGTTGGCGAACAGGCCCGTGTTGTTGCGTTCCGCCCACAGGCCGCCGGCGGCGAAGATGTCGACGAGCTGGTACCGCACGTCGCGGTCGTTGCCGCTGCTCGGCGTCTCGGCGACCGTGGACGGGTAGTAGATGACGCCGTCGCCGTTGATCGCGTACTGCGGGTGTGCCTTGAGGCCGTGCCCCTGCGGCTCCTGCGCGGTCACCGGGTGGGAGAAGGAGTCGTGCGGCGAGGCGGCGAAGGTGAGGGTGCCGTCGACGCTCTCCCGCCCGGAGGTCCAGCTGCTGCCGGCCGGCGTGAACGAGTAGAAGTTCGTGTGCGCGACCGACACCGCGCCGCGCAGCACGCCGTACTCCGAGCCGTCCCGCTCGACGGCGAGCATGATGCCCTCCCCGTCGTTTTCGTGCTCGGTCTCGAAGAACGGGTGGTCGACCCAGTCGCGGGGATGGAAGAAGAGGTACGTGATGTACCAGTGGCTGCTCGTCTCGGCGACCGAGTAGTAGGCGTGCGCGGCCAGCGACGCGCCCGACTGGCCGGCGTTGTCCCAGTTGTTGCGGCCGTTGAGGTCGCCGTCGAAGTCGACGCGGGTGATGTAGTCGGCGCGGCCGCCGAGCGCGTGCGTGCCGGTCGCGTCCACGTCCTGGTGGTGGATGGGCGCCCAGCGTAGGGCGAGCTGCGCGCGGCTCGGTGCGGCGGCGGCCGGCGACGGCACCGCGAGCCCCACGGCCGCGAGCGCCGCGGTGGCGGCGGCAGCCACTGTGGACCTGGTGAACATGGTTCCTCCCCACAATCCGGATGGGATCGATTGTGAGGAATCTTCGCGGCTGGCGATCGCGTATGTGTAGCCGGCGGGCGAAAACCGGATAGATGCCGGTCGACGGGGAGGATTCGCGGTCAGCCGCCGCGCCGCACCTCGACGCCGAGCGGGGTGAGCCGGTGCACGACCGCGCCGCCCTCGCGTTCGCTGCTCAGCAGGCCGGCGGCGCGCAGCGCGGCCGCGTGCTCCGAGGCCGACGGCAGGCTGATGCCCGCCGCCTTCGCCAGCGCCGTCGTCGTGTGCCGGCCCGGCTCGCCCAGCCGCCGCAGCACCTCGGCCCGGGTCCGCCCGAGCAGCCGGGCGAGCGCCTCGGTGTCGGCCGCCGCCGGCGGCGCCACCGCGAACACCAGCAGGGCCGGGCGTCCGGGCTCGACCAGCAGCCGCGGCCGCGGACCGGCGAAGGGACTGGGCGCGAGCACGAGGCCTTCGCCGCTGCCGGCCAGGTCCGCGCTCCACCAGCTTTCCATTTCGAGTACCGGCGACGACCACCGCACGCTCGGACCGATGCCGCCGAGCACGCCGTCCACGCCGGAGACCGCCCACTCCCGCGCGGCCCGGTCCACCCAGCGGCGGTGGGCAAGTTCCAAGTCGTTCCACTGTGGACGCAGCTGCTTGTCGAACCACGCCCGCAGCGCGGACGCGAGCAGCTCGACCGCGTCCCGGTCACCGGCGGCGAGCCGGCGCCGCCACGGCGTGGCCGGCAGGTGCGCGTACGCCCGTGCCACGTCGGCCCGCACCCGCCGGCGGGGCGTGGCGCGGATCGCGTCGAGCCCCGCTTCCAGCGAGTCGAGCCCCTGGTACGGCGTGACGAAGTCGGGCAGCATCCCGCGCGCCGGCAGCAGGTGCCGCAGCGGGCCGGGTGCCGCGGTGCCGCGCAGCGCCTGGCTGGCGAGGACGGCGGCGCCGACCGGGTGGGGGCGGGGCACGAGGCGCACCCGACCCAGGTCCGCCGGAGTCAGCCGCAACGTGATCACCCATGCAGCTTGCCGGGGTTCGGCGCTGACCGAAAGGGTTGACCCGGCGCCGCGCCGCCACGGAGGGTATGCCGGTGCGACGGACGTTGGTGTGGACGGTGGTGGCCGCCCTGCTGGTCGGCCTCGCCGCGTGCGGTGACGACGAGCCCGCGCCGGCGGTGAGCGGGCCGGCACCGACTACCGCCGCGGCCGTGAAGCCGGCGCCGGGACAGCACGCGCTCACGCTCGACCACGGCGACGCGACCCGCCGCTTCCGCCTGCACGCGCCGGCCGGCTACGACGGCTCCAAGCCGGTGCCGCTGGTGATCGCGCTGCACCCGTACCCCGGTGATGGTCTGACGATGAGCGAGATGGTCGGCCTGGACGCGCTCGCGGAGCGGGAGGGGTTCCTCACCGCGTACCCGGACGGCGTCAACGGCGGCTTCAACGCGTTCGTCTGCTGTGGACAGGAGGACGACGTCGGCTTCCTCGCGGCGCTCGCCGCGCACCTGGTGCGCGGGTGGAACGTGGACGCCGACCGGGTGTACCTGACCGGCATCTCCAACGGCGGCGACCTCAGCTTCCGGGCGGCCGTCGAGGCGACCGGGGTCTTCGCCGCCATCGGCGTGGTGAGCGGCGGCTTCATCGGCGCGCTGCCGGCCGGCGCGGACTACGCGCCGAAGAGCCCGGTCTCGGTGATCACGTTCATCGGCGACCAGGACCGGTACGCGGGCGAGTTCGCGGAGGGCCTGGTGAGCTGGCGCAAGCGGCTGCGCTGCGCCGAGGTGAAGCCGGCGCCGAAGCGGCCGGCGGCCAACGTCACGCTGAGCCGGGGACGCTGCGCGGACGGGAGTGACATCGACGTCTACACCATCGGGGGGATGGGACACTCCTGGCCCGGCGCGACCGCGGGCGCGATGGCCGCGCGCGACGCGGGGGTGGTGGCGACCGACCTGATCTGGCGGTTCTTCGCCGCGCACCCCCGCAAGGGATAGCGCTACCGCTCCCGGTTGTAGAGCCACTTGGCCCACTGGAAGCAGACCGCGGTGACGGCCACGCTCCACCCGGTCGCGAGCCAGGCGCTGTGGCCGATCCCGGTGCCCAGCAGCAGTCCGCGCAGCGTCTCGATGACCGGCGTGAACGGCTGGTACTCGGCGAACCACCGCAGCGCGGCGGGCATCGAGTCGGTCGGCACGAAGCCGCTGCCCAGAAACGGCAGGAGCAGCAGCGGCATGGGCAGGTTGCTGGCGCTCTCCACGCTCTTGGTGACCAGGCCGAGGGCGACCGACAGCCACACCACCGCGAACGTGATCATCATGAGCACGCCGGCGGCGGCCAGCCACTCGACCGGCGTGGCGTTGGGCCGGAATCCGGTCGCGACCGCGAGGACGGCGACGACCACGAGGCTGAGCAGCGACTGCACCATGCTGCCGAGCACGTGTCCGGAGAGCACCGACGGCCGGAAGATCGCCATCGTGCGGAACCGGTCGACGATCCCCTCGGTCATGTCCATCGCGACCGTGATGGCGGTGCCCTGCGCGGTGCCGGCCACGGTCATCAGCAGGATGCCGGGCACGACGTAGTTGGCGTACGCCTCGCGGCCACCGGCGAACGAGCCGCTGGCCGCGCCGCCGAGGCCGTCGCCGAGCGTGCCGCCGAAGACGTACACGAACAGCAGCAGGAACACCACCGGCAGGAAGACCGTCATGAACGTGAGCACCGGGTAGCGCCGCATGTGCAGCAGGCCGCGCCGGAACATGACGGCGGTGTCGGTCAGCGCATAGCTCATCGTGGTCATGCGACGGCCTCCCGCCGCTGCGGGCCGGTCAGGGCCAGGAAGACGTCGTCGAGGTCGGGCAGGTGCACGGAGAGCGTGTCGACCTCGACCGCGGCGCTGTCGAGGCGGTCGAGCAGCGCGCGCAGCGACCGCACGCCCGTGTCGCCCGGCACCACCAGCGTCAGCGCCTCGTCGTCCGGGCTGGCGCCGTCGAGCAGCGCCGCGGCCGTGGCGAGCGCGCCCGCGTCGGCGAACCGCAGGCGGATGTGGCCGCCCGGCACGCGCCGCTTGAGCGCGGTCGGCGTGCCCTCAGCGATCACCCGGCCGTGGTCGAGCACCGCGACCCGGTCGGCGAGCTGGTCCGCCTCCTCCAGGTACTGCGTGGTGAGGAGGACGGTGACGCCGTCGGCGACGAGGTCGCGGATGACCTGCCACATGCCGCGGCGGCTGCGCGGGTCGAGGCCGGCGGTCGGCTCGTCGAGGAAGATGATGCGCGGGTCGCCCATCAGCGTCATGGCCAGGTCGAGGCGGCGGCGCATGCCGCCGGAGTACACCTGGACGGGTTTGCCGCCGGCCTCCACGAGGTCGAAGTGGGCCAGCAGCCGCTCGGTGCGCCGCCGCACCTCGTCCCGGCGCAGGTGGTGCAGGTCGCCCATCAGGCGGAGGTTTTCCACGCCGGTCAGCAGGTTGTCCACGGCGGAGAACTGCCCGGTCACGCCGATCAACGCGCGCACCGCGTCGGGCTCGGCCACGACGTCGTGGCCGCCGACCCGCACCGTGCCGGCGTCCGGCCTGAGCAATGTGGACAGCACCCGGACGACGGTGGTCTTGCCGGCGCCGTTGGGGCCGAGCAGCGCGTACACCGTGGCCGGCGGGACGGCGAGGTCGACCCCGTCGAGCACGAGCTTGTCGCCGAACGACTTGCGCAGCCCGGCGGTCTGGATGGCGGGTGGGTTCATGGCAGCTCCTACCCGCCGGGCCGCCGGCGGGTCAGATGTCGAGGTCTTCGATGGGGGGTTGGTCGGCCATGTCGGCGACCATCTCGTACAGCTCCGGGGGGAGCAGGTCGCGCAGCTCCGCGAGGGTGCCGGCGATGTGCAGGACCGACTCCGGCGCGGTGACGCCCCACGCCTGGCCGCTGCTCCAGTTGCCCACCCAGGAGCGCCAGCCGGTGGTCCACTTCTCGCTGTCGCTGGTCATCTGCGCCGAGCGCTCGACGTGGACGACGAACTTGCCGGTGCGCGAGCGGTAGACCCGGAAGATCTCGAACCGCTGGCTCGTGGACCGCCCCCACTCGCCCAGCAGCACGCCGGAGAACCGCTGCTTGCGGCCCTTGCCCGGACCTATCCGCACGATGATCTCGTCGTACCCCTCCTGCCGACCCTCCTCGATGTCGACGTAGCGGCGCACAGCCGTGGAGATCGCCGCCGACAGGTTGCCCCCGGCAAGCTCCTGGGCCCGGCGGAAGAGGGGCAGGTCGTCGTCGGACACGTAGATCGTCTTGTTCGGCATGCGCAACATTCTCTCTGCTCGGCTCGACTATACGTATACGTCTACGTACACGCAAGGCTCGTCAAGCCGGCGCGGGGGTCAGTCGAACGGGACCTCGTCCACCTCGCCGCCGGGCCAGCGCACCGTCACCGCGCCGTCCCGCACCTCGACCGCCGGAAGGGTGGGCAGGCCACGGTCGTTGCCGGTGAGCACCACGGCCGCCGCGAGCACGTCGCCCGGCGTGGCGGCGGCGCGGGTACGGGCCCACGGCACCGCTGAGCGCGCGCCGAGCGGGTTGGCGCCGTCGCTCTCGCTCACGCCGGCGTCGTCGAAGCCGCGCAGCGCGTACACCGCGCCGGTGAGCCCGTCCGCCGACGCGCGCGCCCAGCCCTCCCCGCTGTCGACGGCCACCCGGTCGCCGGCGACCGCCCAGCCGCCCAGGTGCACCCGCCACGGCCCGGCCTCGGCCGGCCAGTGCGCCTCCGGGTCCTCGCCGAGCGGCTCGGGTACCCGCGCTCCGTCCACCCGGACGAGGCGGACCTCGACCGGGCCGCGCAGGGCGGACGCGGTGGTCAGCCAGGGGCCGGTGCGGATGCCGTACCAGCCGGCGGCCGGAGCGCCGGCGCCGGACGGGTGCAGCCACATCGCGCGGCAGCGGGACACCGCCCAGTGCGAGCCCTGCGCGACCCGCTCGATCCGGCCGCGGTGCGAGGGGCGGCCGGTCGGGTCGAGCAGGGCGACGTGCGAGTCGAGCGGCTCGCGGTGCGCGCGGTCGGAGAGGTCGGGCGCGGCGTGCGTGGCGTACGCGTGCCGCTTGTAGAACGGGTCGTCCACCTCGGCGTGCCGGTCCCACAGGTGGTCGCTGCCGTGGTTGGCGATCCGCACGATCCCGTCGTCCACCGTGGACGAGACCACCCAACCGGGCGCGCGCAGCGAGACCACCGCGTCGCTCCGCTCGGCCGGCAGCGGCTGCTCCGGCTCCGTCCACACCGGATCGTCCGGCGGCAGCAGCAGCCCGGCGAACGCCTTGCTGGCCCAGTACGGCGAACCGGGTCCACTGTAGAGCTGCCGGATCCGCGGGTACGGGCCGTGCCACCCGATCGGCAGCAGCCCGCGCGCGTCGACCGACCCGCCGTCCACGAAGTGCCGCACCACCCGGCCGGCGAGCCGCCGCGTCTGGCCGGGGGGCAGGGGAGTGGCGCCGAAGAGCGCCCCGGTCCAGAAGGGTGCCAGCATCGCGAAGCGGTACGTCAGCGAGCGGCCCTGGAACAGCGGCGCGCCGCCGGAGCCGACAAGGTGCCGCGCCTCGCCGAGAAACGCGCGGAGGCGCTCCAACCACGCCGGGTCCGGGCGCTCGCCGAGGATCCGGGAGTACCACAGTGGATAGAACTGCATCGCCCAGCCGCTGTAGTAGTCGAAGTTCTGCCGCCGGCCGCCGCCCGAGCCACCGTCGGAGTACCAGCCGCCGCCCACGTACCAGCCCTCGTGCTGGCGCAGGTTGCGCTCGATGTCCTCCTTCGACCAGGGGCCGCCGACCGTGCGCAGGAACGCCTCGGCGATGTTCTGGAACCAGATCCAGTTGTTGTCGTAGCCGCTCGTGCCGATGAACGCGGACAGCCAGTGGACCACCCGCTCCCGCACCGGCTCGTCCAGCGCGTCCCACAGCCATGGGCGGGTCTCGTGCAGCGCGATCGCCACCGACGCCGCCTCCACCCGGGCCTGGCGCCGCTCGTGCAGCGTGGGCCACCGCTCGGGCGAGGCCGGGTCGGTACCGGCGGCCAGCCCCCGCGCGTACCACGGCAGGAGCCCGTGCGGGTCGGCGCCGCCGGCGCCGGCGACCCGGAACGCGGCGAGCAGGAACGTGCGCGCGTACCCTTCGAGGCCGTCGCTCCAGGCGCCGGAGCGGCTCACCGGGCCGGGCAGGTCGACGAGCGCGTGGCTCGGCGACGCGTACGGCCGTACCGCGAGCAGCAGCCGGTCGGCGAGCGACTCCCAGTCGGCCCGCGTGTACCCCACCGTCACTTGACCCCTCCCGCGGTCAGCCCGCCGACCAGATAGCGCTGGAAGACCAGGTACAGCACCACCACGGGTGCGGCGCAGACGAGCGCGGCGGCCATCAGCTGCCCGTACACCGGGATCGCCCCACCCTCCTGGGTGGCGCCGAAGACCTGCAGCGCGACCGCGGCGGTGCGGGTGTCCGGGTCGGTCATCACCGACGCGAAGAGCACGTCGTTCCAGCCGAGCAGGAACGCGAAGATGCCCGACACGATCAGGCCCGGCCAGCTCAGCGGCACGATGATGCGGGTAAGGAT is from Phytohabitans houttuyneae and encodes:
- a CDS encoding helix-turn-helix domain-containing protein, whose protein sequence is MITLRLTPADLGRVRLVPRPHPVGAAVLASQALRGTAAPGPLRHLLPARGMLPDFVTPYQGLDSLEAGLDAIRATPRRRVRADVARAYAHLPATPWRRRLAAGDRDAVELLASALRAWFDKQLRPQWNDLELAHRRWVDRAAREWAVSGVDGVLGGIGPSVRWSSPVLEMESWWSADLAGSGEGLVLAPSPFAGPRPRLLVEPGRPALLVFAVAPPAAADTEALARLLGRTRAEVLRRLGEPGRHTTTALAKAAGISLPSASEHAAALRAAGLLSSEREGGAVVHRLTPLGVEVRRGG
- a CDS encoding alpha/beta hydrolase family esterase translates to MRRTLVWTVVAALLVGLAACGDDEPAPAVSGPAPTTAAAVKPAPGQHALTLDHGDATRRFRLHAPAGYDGSKPVPLVIALHPYPGDGLTMSEMVGLDALAEREGFLTAYPDGVNGGFNAFVCCGQEDDVGFLAALAAHLVRGWNVDADRVYLTGISNGGDLSFRAAVEATGVFAAIGVVSGGFIGALPAGADYAPKSPVSVITFIGDQDRYAGEFAEGLVSWRKRLRCAEVKPAPKRPAANVTLSRGRCADGSDIDVYTIGGMGHSWPGATAGAMAARDAGVVATDLIWRFFAAHPRKG
- a CDS encoding ABC transporter permease — encoded protein: MTTMSYALTDTAVMFRRGLLHMRRYPVLTFMTVFLPVVFLLLFVYVFGGTLGDGLGGAASGSFAGGREAYANYVVPGILLMTVAGTAQGTAITVAMDMTEGIVDRFRTMAIFRPSVLSGHVLGSMVQSLLSLVVVAVLAVATGFRPNATPVEWLAAAGVLMMITFAVVWLSVALGLVTKSVESASNLPMPLLLLPFLGSGFVPTDSMPAALRWFAEYQPFTPVIETLRGLLLGTGIGHSAWLATGWSVAVTAVCFQWAKWLYNRER
- a CDS encoding ATP-binding cassette domain-containing protein, with the translated sequence MNPPAIQTAGLRKSFGDKLVLDGVDLAVPPATVYALLGPNGAGKTTVVRVLSTLLRPDAGTVRVGGHDVVAEPDAVRALIGVTGQFSAVDNLLTGVENLRLMGDLHHLRRDEVRRRTERLLAHFDLVEAGGKPVQVYSGGMRRRLDLAMTLMGDPRIIFLDEPTAGLDPRSRRGMWQVIRDLVADGVTVLLTTQYLEEADQLADRVAVLDHGRVIAEGTPTALKRRVPGGHIRLRFADAGALATAAALLDGASPDDEALTLVVPGDTGVRSLRALLDRLDSAAVEVDTLSVHLPDLDDVFLALTGPQRREAVA
- a CDS encoding EXLDI protein — encoded protein: MPNKTIYVSDDDLPLFRRAQELAGGNLSAAISTAVRRYVDIEEGRQEGYDEIIVRIGPGKGRKQRFSGVLLGEWGRSTSQRFEIFRVYRSRTGKFVVHVERSAQMTSDSEKWTTGWRSWVGNWSSGQAWGVTAPESVLHIAGTLAELRDLLPPELYEMVADMADQPPIEDLDI
- a CDS encoding DUF2264 domain-containing protein, whose protein sequence is MTVGYTRADWESLADRLLLAVRPYASPSHALVDLPGPVSRSGAWSDGLEGYARTFLLAAFRVAGAGGADPHGLLPWYARGLAAGTDPASPERWPTLHERRQARVEAASVAIALHETRPWLWDALDEPVRERVVHWLSAFIGTSGYDNNWIWFQNIAEAFLRTVGGPWSKEDIERNLRQHEGWYVGGGWYSDGGSGGGRRQNFDYYSGWAMQFYPLWYSRILGERPDPAWLERLRAFLGEARHLVGSGGAPLFQGRSLTYRFAMLAPFWTGALFGATPLPPGQTRRLAGRVVRHFVDGGSVDARGLLPIGWHGPYPRIRQLYSGPGSPYWASKAFAGLLLPPDDPVWTEPEQPLPAERSDAVVSLRAPGWVVSSTVDDGIVRIANHGSDHLWDRHAEVDDPFYKRHAYATHAAPDLSDRAHREPLDSHVALLDPTGRPSHRGRIERVAQGSHWAVSRCRAMWLHPSGAGAPAAGWYGIRTGPWLTTASALRGPVEVRLVRVDGARVPEPLGEDPEAHWPAEAGPWRVHLGGWAVAGDRVAVDSGEGWARASADGLTGAVYALRGFDDAGVSESDGANPLGARSAVPWARTRAAATPGDVLAAAVVLTGNDRGLPTLPAVEVRDGAVTVRWPGGEVDEVPFD